The Coffea arabica cultivar ET-39 chromosome 9e, Coffea Arabica ET-39 HiFi, whole genome shotgun sequence genome has a window encoding:
- the LOC113709233 gene encoding pentatricopeptide repeat-containing protein At4g18975, chloroplastic-like isoform X1, with the protein MKSPVSCTIQVPVQLPLHRPKEMWSTRVNPLLHFKFVNCSFFSMQEVSSVITCAEKARRTVVNDTNSPEDVCEYGSFDSRKSTKMVRKMGKKEHHLWQKRDSARSGQKALNLVRNISGLPNEKEAVYGALDKWIAWEAEFPLIAAAKALRILRKKSQWVRVIQFAKWMLSKGQGTTMTTYDSLLLAFDMDCRIDEAERLWNMILHIHTRSTSKKLFSRMISLYDHHNMPDKVIEVFADMEELGIKPDEDSLRKIARAFGTLGQVDKKKLVLDRYQGKWKYIHFNGERVRVRRIHCDE; encoded by the exons ATGAAGAGTCCCGTTTCTTGTACGATTCAAGTTCCTGTTCAGTTACCCTTACATAGGCCCAAGGAG ATGTGGAGCACCAGAGTGAATCCTCTCTTACATTTCAAATTCGTGAATTGTAGTTTCTTTTCTATGCAGGAGGTCTCAAGTGTAATTACCTGTGCTGAAAAG GCAAGAAGAACCGTTGTCAATGACACAAATTCTCCTGAAGATGTATGTGAATATGGATCATTTGACAG CAGGAAATCCACAAAAATGGTCAGAAAGATGGGGAAGAAAGAACATCACTTGTGGCAGAAAAGAGATTCTGCTAGGTCTGGCCAGAAAGCACTAAATCTTGTTCGAAAT ATTTCTGGACTTCCAAATGAAAAAGAGGCTGTGTATGGTGCACTGGATAAATGGATAGCTTGGGAGGCAGAGTTTCCTTTGATTGCTGCAGCTAAGGCGCTAAGAATCTTAAGGAAAAAGAGTCAATGGGTTAGAGTAATACAA TTTGCCAAGTGGATGCTTAGCAAAGGCCAAGGGACAACCATGACAACATATGACTCCCTTCTGTTGGCATTTGATATGGATTGCAGGATAGACGAAGCTGAAAGACTATGGAATATGATTTTGCACATTCATACCCGCTCTACCTCTAAGAAGCTATTTTCTAGGATGATATCCTTGTATGATCATCACAATATGCCAGACAAGGTTATTGAG GTATTCGCGGACATGGAAGAGTTGGGGATCAAGCCAGATGAAGATTCTCTAAGAAAGATTGCACGTGCATTTGGAACATTAGGTCAAGTAGACAAAAAGAAACTAGTTCTTGATCGCTACCAAGGTAAATGGAAGTATATCCACTTCAATGGAGAGCGTGTTAGGGTGAGAAGGATCCATTGTGATGAATAA
- the LOC113709233 gene encoding pentatricopeptide repeat-containing protein At4g18975, chloroplastic-like isoform X7, translated as MEVKSHCNFISRKSTKMVRKMGKKEHHLWQKRDSARSGQKALNLVRNISGLPNEKEAVYGALDKWIAWEAEFPLIAAAKALRILRKKSQWVRVIQFAKWMLSKGQGTTMTTYDSLLLAFDMDCRIDEAERLWNMILHIHTRSTSKKLFSRMISLYDHHNMPDKVIEVFADMEELGIKPDEDSLRKIARAFGTLGQVDKKKLVLDRYQGKWKYIHFNGERVRVRRIHCDE; from the exons ATGGAAGTTAAATCTCATTGTAACTTCATTAGCAGGAAATCCACAAAAATGGTCAGAAAGATGGGGAAGAAAGAACATCACTTGTGGCAGAAAAGAGATTCTGCTAGGTCTGGCCAGAAAGCACTAAATCTTGTTCGAAAT ATTTCTGGACTTCCAAATGAAAAAGAGGCTGTGTATGGTGCACTGGATAAATGGATAGCTTGGGAGGCAGAGTTTCCTTTGATTGCTGCAGCTAAGGCGCTAAGAATCTTAAGGAAAAAGAGTCAATGGGTTAGAGTAATACAA TTTGCCAAGTGGATGCTTAGCAAAGGCCAAGGGACAACCATGACAACATATGACTCCCTTCTGTTGGCATTTGATATGGATTGCAGGATAGACGAAGCTGAAAGACTATGGAATATGATTTTGCACATTCATACCCGCTCTACCTCTAAGAAGCTATTTTCTAGGATGATATCCTTGTATGATCATCACAATATGCCAGACAAGGTTATTGAG GTATTCGCGGACATGGAAGAGTTGGGGATCAAGCCAGATGAAGATTCTCTAAGAAAGATTGCACGTGCATTTGGAACATTAGGTCAAGTAGACAAAAAGAAACTAGTTCTTGATCGCTACCAAGGTAAATGGAAGTATATCCACTTCAATGGAGAGCGTGTTAGGGTGAGAAGGATCCATTGTGATGAATAA
- the LOC113709233 gene encoding pentatricopeptide repeat-containing protein At4g18975, chloroplastic-like isoform X3, with translation MKSPVSCTIQVPVQLPLHRPKEEVSSVITCAEKARRTVVNDTNSPEDVCEYGSFDSRKSTKMVRKMGKKEHHLWQKRDSARSGQKALNLVRNISGLPNEKEAVYGALDKWIAWEAEFPLIAAAKALRILRKKSQWVRVIQFAKWMLSKGQGTTMTTYDSLLLAFDMDCRIDEAERLWNMILHIHTRSTSKKLFSRMISLYDHHNMPDKVIEVFADMEELGIKPDEDSLRKIARAFGTLGQVDKKKLVLDRYQGKWKYIHFNGERVRVRRIHCDE, from the exons ATGAAGAGTCCCGTTTCTTGTACGATTCAAGTTCCTGTTCAGTTACCCTTACATAGGCCCAAGGAG GAGGTCTCAAGTGTAATTACCTGTGCTGAAAAG GCAAGAAGAACCGTTGTCAATGACACAAATTCTCCTGAAGATGTATGTGAATATGGATCATTTGACAG CAGGAAATCCACAAAAATGGTCAGAAAGATGGGGAAGAAAGAACATCACTTGTGGCAGAAAAGAGATTCTGCTAGGTCTGGCCAGAAAGCACTAAATCTTGTTCGAAAT ATTTCTGGACTTCCAAATGAAAAAGAGGCTGTGTATGGTGCACTGGATAAATGGATAGCTTGGGAGGCAGAGTTTCCTTTGATTGCTGCAGCTAAGGCGCTAAGAATCTTAAGGAAAAAGAGTCAATGGGTTAGAGTAATACAA TTTGCCAAGTGGATGCTTAGCAAAGGCCAAGGGACAACCATGACAACATATGACTCCCTTCTGTTGGCATTTGATATGGATTGCAGGATAGACGAAGCTGAAAGACTATGGAATATGATTTTGCACATTCATACCCGCTCTACCTCTAAGAAGCTATTTTCTAGGATGATATCCTTGTATGATCATCACAATATGCCAGACAAGGTTATTGAG GTATTCGCGGACATGGAAGAGTTGGGGATCAAGCCAGATGAAGATTCTCTAAGAAAGATTGCACGTGCATTTGGAACATTAGGTCAAGTAGACAAAAAGAAACTAGTTCTTGATCGCTACCAAGGTAAATGGAAGTATATCCACTTCAATGGAGAGCGTGTTAGGGTGAGAAGGATCCATTGTGATGAATAA
- the LOC113709233 gene encoding pentatricopeptide repeat-containing protein At4g18975, chloroplastic-like isoform X6: protein MKSPVSCTIQVPVQLPLHRPKEMWSTRVNPLLHFKFVNCSFFSMQEVSSVITCAEKARRTVVNDTNSPEDVCEYGSFDRKSTKMVRKMGKKEHHLWQKRDSARSGQKALNLVRNFAKWMLSKGQGTTMTTYDSLLLAFDMDCRIDEAERLWNMILHIHTRSTSKKLFSRMISLYDHHNMPDKVIEVFADMEELGIKPDEDSLRKIARAFGTLGQVDKKKLVLDRYQGKWKYIHFNGERVRVRRIHCDE from the exons ATGAAGAGTCCCGTTTCTTGTACGATTCAAGTTCCTGTTCAGTTACCCTTACATAGGCCCAAGGAG ATGTGGAGCACCAGAGTGAATCCTCTCTTACATTTCAAATTCGTGAATTGTAGTTTCTTTTCTATGCAGGAGGTCTCAAGTGTAATTACCTGTGCTGAAAAG GCAAGAAGAACCGTTGTCAATGACACAAATTCTCCTGAAGATGTATGTGAATATGGATCATTTGACAG GAAATCCACAAAAATGGTCAGAAAGATGGGGAAGAAAGAACATCACTTGTGGCAGAAAAGAGATTCTGCTAGGTCTGGCCAGAAAGCACTAAATCTTGTTCGAAAT TTTGCCAAGTGGATGCTTAGCAAAGGCCAAGGGACAACCATGACAACATATGACTCCCTTCTGTTGGCATTTGATATGGATTGCAGGATAGACGAAGCTGAAAGACTATGGAATATGATTTTGCACATTCATACCCGCTCTACCTCTAAGAAGCTATTTTCTAGGATGATATCCTTGTATGATCATCACAATATGCCAGACAAGGTTATTGAG GTATTCGCGGACATGGAAGAGTTGGGGATCAAGCCAGATGAAGATTCTCTAAGAAAGATTGCACGTGCATTTGGAACATTAGGTCAAGTAGACAAAAAGAAACTAGTTCTTGATCGCTACCAAGGTAAATGGAAGTATATCCACTTCAATGGAGAGCGTGTTAGGGTGAGAAGGATCCATTGTGATGAATAA
- the LOC113709233 gene encoding pentatricopeptide repeat-containing protein At4g18975, chloroplastic-like isoform X5, whose translation MKSPVSCTIQVPVQLPLHRPKEMWSTRVNPLLHFKFVNCSFFSMQEVSSVITCAEKARRTVVNDTNSPEDVCEYGSFDSRKSTKMVRKMGKKEHHLWQKRDSARSGQKALNLVRNFAKWMLSKGQGTTMTTYDSLLLAFDMDCRIDEAERLWNMILHIHTRSTSKKLFSRMISLYDHHNMPDKVIEVFADMEELGIKPDEDSLRKIARAFGTLGQVDKKKLVLDRYQGKWKYIHFNGERVRVRRIHCDE comes from the exons ATGAAGAGTCCCGTTTCTTGTACGATTCAAGTTCCTGTTCAGTTACCCTTACATAGGCCCAAGGAG ATGTGGAGCACCAGAGTGAATCCTCTCTTACATTTCAAATTCGTGAATTGTAGTTTCTTTTCTATGCAGGAGGTCTCAAGTGTAATTACCTGTGCTGAAAAG GCAAGAAGAACCGTTGTCAATGACACAAATTCTCCTGAAGATGTATGTGAATATGGATCATTTGACAG CAGGAAATCCACAAAAATGGTCAGAAAGATGGGGAAGAAAGAACATCACTTGTGGCAGAAAAGAGATTCTGCTAGGTCTGGCCAGAAAGCACTAAATCTTGTTCGAAAT TTTGCCAAGTGGATGCTTAGCAAAGGCCAAGGGACAACCATGACAACATATGACTCCCTTCTGTTGGCATTTGATATGGATTGCAGGATAGACGAAGCTGAAAGACTATGGAATATGATTTTGCACATTCATACCCGCTCTACCTCTAAGAAGCTATTTTCTAGGATGATATCCTTGTATGATCATCACAATATGCCAGACAAGGTTATTGAG GTATTCGCGGACATGGAAGAGTTGGGGATCAAGCCAGATGAAGATTCTCTAAGAAAGATTGCACGTGCATTTGGAACATTAGGTCAAGTAGACAAAAAGAAACTAGTTCTTGATCGCTACCAAGGTAAATGGAAGTATATCCACTTCAATGGAGAGCGTGTTAGGGTGAGAAGGATCCATTGTGATGAATAA
- the LOC113709233 gene encoding pentatricopeptide repeat-containing protein At4g18975, chloroplastic-like isoform X2, with the protein MKSPVSCTIQVPVQLPLHRPKEMWSTRVNPLLHFKFVNCSFFSMQEVSSVITCAEKARRTVVNDTNSPEDVCEYGSFDRKSTKMVRKMGKKEHHLWQKRDSARSGQKALNLVRNISGLPNEKEAVYGALDKWIAWEAEFPLIAAAKALRILRKKSQWVRVIQFAKWMLSKGQGTTMTTYDSLLLAFDMDCRIDEAERLWNMILHIHTRSTSKKLFSRMISLYDHHNMPDKVIEVFADMEELGIKPDEDSLRKIARAFGTLGQVDKKKLVLDRYQGKWKYIHFNGERVRVRRIHCDE; encoded by the exons ATGAAGAGTCCCGTTTCTTGTACGATTCAAGTTCCTGTTCAGTTACCCTTACATAGGCCCAAGGAG ATGTGGAGCACCAGAGTGAATCCTCTCTTACATTTCAAATTCGTGAATTGTAGTTTCTTTTCTATGCAGGAGGTCTCAAGTGTAATTACCTGTGCTGAAAAG GCAAGAAGAACCGTTGTCAATGACACAAATTCTCCTGAAGATGTATGTGAATATGGATCATTTGACAG GAAATCCACAAAAATGGTCAGAAAGATGGGGAAGAAAGAACATCACTTGTGGCAGAAAAGAGATTCTGCTAGGTCTGGCCAGAAAGCACTAAATCTTGTTCGAAAT ATTTCTGGACTTCCAAATGAAAAAGAGGCTGTGTATGGTGCACTGGATAAATGGATAGCTTGGGAGGCAGAGTTTCCTTTGATTGCTGCAGCTAAGGCGCTAAGAATCTTAAGGAAAAAGAGTCAATGGGTTAGAGTAATACAA TTTGCCAAGTGGATGCTTAGCAAAGGCCAAGGGACAACCATGACAACATATGACTCCCTTCTGTTGGCATTTGATATGGATTGCAGGATAGACGAAGCTGAAAGACTATGGAATATGATTTTGCACATTCATACCCGCTCTACCTCTAAGAAGCTATTTTCTAGGATGATATCCTTGTATGATCATCACAATATGCCAGACAAGGTTATTGAG GTATTCGCGGACATGGAAGAGTTGGGGATCAAGCCAGATGAAGATTCTCTAAGAAAGATTGCACGTGCATTTGGAACATTAGGTCAAGTAGACAAAAAGAAACTAGTTCTTGATCGCTACCAAGGTAAATGGAAGTATATCCACTTCAATGGAGAGCGTGTTAGGGTGAGAAGGATCCATTGTGATGAATAA
- the LOC113709233 gene encoding pentatricopeptide repeat-containing protein At4g18975, chloroplastic-like isoform X4 — MKSPVSCTIQVPVQLPLHRPKEEVSSVITCAEKARRTVVNDTNSPEDVCEYGSFDRKSTKMVRKMGKKEHHLWQKRDSARSGQKALNLVRNISGLPNEKEAVYGALDKWIAWEAEFPLIAAAKALRILRKKSQWVRVIQFAKWMLSKGQGTTMTTYDSLLLAFDMDCRIDEAERLWNMILHIHTRSTSKKLFSRMISLYDHHNMPDKVIEVFADMEELGIKPDEDSLRKIARAFGTLGQVDKKKLVLDRYQGKWKYIHFNGERVRVRRIHCDE; from the exons ATGAAGAGTCCCGTTTCTTGTACGATTCAAGTTCCTGTTCAGTTACCCTTACATAGGCCCAAGGAG GAGGTCTCAAGTGTAATTACCTGTGCTGAAAAG GCAAGAAGAACCGTTGTCAATGACACAAATTCTCCTGAAGATGTATGTGAATATGGATCATTTGACAG GAAATCCACAAAAATGGTCAGAAAGATGGGGAAGAAAGAACATCACTTGTGGCAGAAAAGAGATTCTGCTAGGTCTGGCCAGAAAGCACTAAATCTTGTTCGAAAT ATTTCTGGACTTCCAAATGAAAAAGAGGCTGTGTATGGTGCACTGGATAAATGGATAGCTTGGGAGGCAGAGTTTCCTTTGATTGCTGCAGCTAAGGCGCTAAGAATCTTAAGGAAAAAGAGTCAATGGGTTAGAGTAATACAA TTTGCCAAGTGGATGCTTAGCAAAGGCCAAGGGACAACCATGACAACATATGACTCCCTTCTGTTGGCATTTGATATGGATTGCAGGATAGACGAAGCTGAAAGACTATGGAATATGATTTTGCACATTCATACCCGCTCTACCTCTAAGAAGCTATTTTCTAGGATGATATCCTTGTATGATCATCACAATATGCCAGACAAGGTTATTGAG GTATTCGCGGACATGGAAGAGTTGGGGATCAAGCCAGATGAAGATTCTCTAAGAAAGATTGCACGTGCATTTGGAACATTAGGTCAAGTAGACAAAAAGAAACTAGTTCTTGATCGCTACCAAGGTAAATGGAAGTATATCCACTTCAATGGAGAGCGTGTTAGGGTGAGAAGGATCCATTGTGATGAATAA
- the LOC113710136 gene encoding senescence-specific cysteine protease SAG39-like: MASKSVKQFFSILLIQWMVFQARSRVISDVSMIERHEHWMAGYGRQYKDTAEKEKRYQIFKANVEYIDLVNRAGNKPYKLSANQFADLTNEEFKAAHIGHRSPSKDKSTAILSSSEYDKIVTAIPPSLDWRRKGAVAPIREVSCGAWTIPAVDAVEALIKIKTGQLYTLSNQEIVDCSTGLDCYQGSTEDAFEFIKQHGLTTESNYPPKDNKGTCDTKKEKEPVAKISGYNYVPADNEKALLQALTDQPVAVMVDASGADFQFYAGGVFTGECGTDIDHGVTLVGYGTSNSPLKYWRIKNSWGKGWGEDGYMRMERDIAAKEGMCGIAIEPIYPTL, from the exons ATGGCATCAAAATCTGTGAAGCAATTCTTCTCTATTCTTCTGATTCAGTGGATGGTTTTCCAAGCCAGGTCTCGGGTAATCAGTGACGTTTCAATGATTGAAAGACATGAGCATTGGATGGCTGGTTATGGGCGTCAATACAAGGACACTGCAGAGAAGGAAAAGCGTTACCAAATATTCAAGGCCAATGTGGAGTACATTGACTTGGTTAATAGAGCAGGTAACAAACCATATAAGCTAAGTGCCAATCAATTTGCGGATTTGACCAATGAAGAGTTCAAAGCAGCTCATATTGGGCACAGAAGCCCCTCCAAGGACAAGTCAACAGCAATCCTGTCTTCTTCTGAGTATGATAAAATTGTTACTGCAATTCCCCCTAGCTTGGATTGGAGGAGAAAGGGAGCTGTTGCACCAATCCGCGAAGTGTCATGTG GTGCTTGGACAATTCCTGCTGTTGATGCTGTGGAAGCCCTAATCAAGATCAAAACAGGACAGCTATACACGCtgtcaaatcaagaaattgtgGACTGCAGCACTGGTCTTGATTGTTATCAAGGCTCCACAGAAGATGCCTTTGAGTTCATCAAACAACATGGACTTACGACTGAGAGCAACTACCCTCCCAAAGATAATAAAGGCACTTGTGACaccaagaaggaaaaagaaccaGTGGCCAAGATCAGTGGCTACAACTACGTCCCAGCAGACAATGAGAAGGCACTTTTACAAGCATTAACTGACCAACCAGTGGCCGTAATGGTTGATGCTTCAGGTGCAGATTTCCAGTTCTATGCAGGTGGTGTTTTCACGGGTGAATGTGGAACTGACATAGATCATGGTGTAACATTGGTTGGTTATGGTACCAGTAATTCCCCATTGAAGTATTGGAGGATCAAGAATTCATGGGGTAAAGGATGGGGAGAGGATGGATACATGAGGATGGAAAGGGATATTGCTGCCAAAGAAGGAATGTGTGGGATTGCCATAGAACCCATCTATCCCACTCTGTGA
- the LOC140014855 gene encoding uncharacterized protein, producing MSDVLRKFGIHGPSRCHCCAVPYEEGLDHIFCTGDVATEVWSSFEDPGEMGRVSNLRHRVLQWWLRCGQNVYLKFVYRLLPMLTCWELWKARNKGVFEGRRMVGIEVVRQVFHQLRDLFHGQFPEITFSSGSWEGFYSSLLALRRRMSILLVRWMAPTVGCKLNSDGCTRGNPGVNGGGGVVRDSEGQVIVGYSCFFGSLTSLHAELKAMAFGVQLCVTHGLHDLHIEADSLVLVEILQGKLGCPWRLQWELEGLLRYKRHFREITHCYREANKPANFLANLGADTELETIYGSHSELPVRVRGEIQMEQL from the coding sequence ATGTCGGATGTTCTACGTAAATTTGGGATTCACGGCCCATCTAGGTGTCACTGTTGCGCGGTTCCATACGAGGAGGGGCTTGACCATATTTTTTGCACAGGGGATGTAGCAACGGAGGTTTGGAGTAGTTTCGAGGACCCAGGAGAGATGGGCAGGGTGTCCAATTTGCGGCACAGGGTGCTACAGTGGTGGTTGCGCTGCGGGCAAAATGTGTACCTCAAATTCGTCTATCGGCTGCTCCCTATGCTCACCTGCTGGGAACTGTGGAAAGCACGAAACAAGGGGGTCTTTGAAGGGAGGAGGATGGTGGGTATTGAGGTGGTGCGGCAGGTTTTTCACCAATTAAGGGACTTATTTCATGGCCAATTTCCGGAGATAACATTTTCGTCGGGCTCTTGGGAAGGGTTCTACTCTTCTTTGTTGGCTTTGAGAAGGAGGATGTCAATACTCCTAGTGCGTTGGATGGCTCCCACAGTAGGGTGTAAGTTGAATTCAGATGGTTGTACTAGGGGGAACCCGGGAGTTAATGGGGGTGGAGGCGTGGTGAGGGACTCGGAAGGGCAGGTCATTGTCGGATATTCCTGTTTCTTTGGCTCCTTGACGAGTTTACACGCGGAGCTCAAGGCTATGGCATTTGGGGTCCAATTATGTGTAACCCATGGCTTGCATGACCTCCACATCGAGGCTGATTCGCTAGTTTTGGTGGAGATTCTACAAGGGAAACTGGGATGCCCGTGGAGACTACAATGGGAGTTGGAGGGCTTGCTTAGATATAAGCGTCATTTCCGGGAAATCACGCATTGCTATAGAGAGGCGAACAAGCCGGCTAATTTTTTGGCAAACCTAGGAGCTGACACGGAGCTGGAGACGATTTATGGGAGTCATAGCGAATTGCCTGTGCGGGTCCGGGGTGAGATCCAGATGGAGCAGttatga